TTTGGATCCGTGACATGTTCGATAAAATGGTTGAACGACCAGAGTATGCAACttttatttttgggttttatCATGTGTGTGTACACGTTTTAGGTGCATACATGGAAATCGGGCATTGTTTCTTCGATAGAAACGCAGATGCTGTAGAGTTCTGTCGCCACGAGTCGTTCTACAACGTGCTTGCGGCCTCCACTTATGTTCTTCAAGAGGGTGGTCGGCCTAGTCGGTCAGTTTCCGTAACACTTTTTGATGTTGATGCCGATGCCGGGAAGCTTCAGCCGATACAGGGATTCATCTGAAAAGAAATGTGTGGCAAATGCATCAGTTCTCCATGTATCTGTGCGTTGACTGGAATTCCTCTGCAAAATCCATGGTTGTTGGCCTTTGCAATGGGTCGGTCTTTATAATCTCCCTCCAGGATTCTGAACTGAACATCTTACAAAAATGGGAAGCTCATGAATTTGAACTGTGGGCCGCTTCTTTTGATATCCACCAACCAATGTTGGTGTACACAGGTTGGGATGACTGCACGTTTAGCTG
This Primulina eburnea isolate SZY01 chromosome 2, ASM2296580v1, whole genome shotgun sequence DNA region includes the following protein-coding sequences:
- the LOC140824425 gene encoding LOW QUALITY PROTEIN: uncharacterized protein (The sequence of the model RefSeq protein was modified relative to this genomic sequence to represent the inferred CDS: inserted 1 base in 1 codon; substituted 1 base at 1 genomic stop codon), with protein sequence MFPSIVFIWIRDMFDKMVERPEYATFIFGFYHVCVHVLGAYMEIGHCFFDRNADAVEFCRHESFYNVLAASTYVLQEGGRPSRSVSVTLFDVDADAGKLQPIQGFIXKEMCGKCISXSMYLCVDWNSSAKSMVVGLCNGSVFIISLQDSELNILQKWEAHEFELWAASFDIHQPMLVYTGWDDCTFSCWDLRNDPSKIVFQNTEVHKMDNCCIAKSSSDSNILLTGSYDEQLRIWDVRSTSKPVRDSSIGLGGGVWRIKHHPSISDLVLAACLRNGFAILKIKDDQAQVVENYEKHGSLAYGADWQSGDLFVDGKRKSSAVATCLFYDRLVRVWRPEGDMFV